The region TTTCTTACTTGAAGAACAAgcaaaaattatgttattttatgagAAGAAGAAACAACAGTTGAATATTCTATGATGCTGCTCATCGAATAGGACTAAATGATAAACAAGGCCAGAAAATTTTACAAACATACTTGTGTAGAATCCTGGATTTTTTTGGCACTAAATGCTTCAGCTTTTAAACATAATCCTATGTTTAAGAATCGAGAATATTCATTCTATACACAGAAAAATCTTTAGGaatgtgatattatattttctataatcTGCAGAttagtttagttttttattCAGTCTCAACTTTGAGAGCAGTTTCCTTCAATGCaagctttcttttcttttgaatttggTGGACAAATTCAGAAACCACTAGATGAAACTTCACTGTAGGCTTACGATTATTAGGGATAGCATTCCCTAACCCAGCCCTTCTTAACGCACGAGCTAAACACCTTTCACCAAATTGAAGATGAGTTGGGCATGCAGCAGGAACCACCGATTTCAATACTGGTTTATTACAAAATGAAGGCCCTGCTGGCAAACTGAAAAAAAGCCAAGAACTCCGTGAGAAATGTTGTCTGCTCCAGATATtgcaaatgaaaaatatgtaaGAAATCTCGTGTGTGGCAAATATATATGgtctaataattaaatgaagtGAGATGACCCTAATAACTTTTACTTATTTAGTGAAGGAAGTGATATATATCCAAACAAAATGAAGCCACGTCTGCGTCTGCCTGATAAAGTATGTCTCTAGATTTCAAATCAAGTATAGAAATCTAAAAAGAGGAAAGagaaataaaagtttatattcCACATAGCAATTTCTACAAGTTTAAGGCATCAATCTTCCCCAATGGATAATGGTTAGTATTTCTACACTTCCTTATTGATGAGAACTATGAATTCTGAAGATTCTCACCCtagattattttataatagttaGTATTTCTACACGTCCTTATTGATGAGAACTATGAATTCTGAAGATTCTTAGCCTAGATTATTCAAACATAAAGGTTTACATCACAAGGAAAGAGACAGAAAGATTGATTTACCAATTGTAGGTACGAGGACCAGTATTCATTACAGAGCTCGCATTCAATAGCTTAATCCAGCAAAATAGGCTAAgaaatctaaaattttacaagaaAGATCTTCCATATCGAACCTAAAATTGGCATAGTGCAACATGATTTATATAGGTCCAGTGAGTACTGAAATTATCACTATTTAGCAAGCTACTATGACATGCAAATAGCAAGAAATCACAAAGGTCTACATATATGTTGGAAGTTCTGCAAATCGCATTCCTGTAAGTAATGTAACATACCAATTCCTAAAAGAGATGCTGACTGGTAAAGTGCAATATGCTGAATACTATCAAGAATTTGAATCAAACTCCTCTTTCAGACAAAATATGTGTCAGGTCTGAACCTTTGAACTTAGAAATGGGTTCATTTTTGCAAGAGGAGTTTAACTTTCATTTGACACCATGAGTCACAAGGTTGGATACTTTCTCTCATAAATAAGATTTTGAGTGACAAAATTATTGAAGCATTACAGATTTGTAAACAGGTTGAACTAGTAAGTAATGTGTTAGATTACTGTTTTCAATTTTCGGAATCCACAACTTCTATTGCATATTTTGTGGATTCACTTTTTTTGCTCTTTTAGCTTATAAACTCGAGAAATGTTTGAGGTAGCCCATAAATGAATTAATGTCATAGATAAAAGATTAAGAGGGACACTCTAAAGTGCAGAGGCTGAAACACAAATTAATGGTTGTTATTTCtcttaaaaaatcaattagaaaatatatttaccaAAACTAAACAGAAGTATAGAAACActgattatttttttactgtACAACTTGCGACAAAATGTTTTGGATCTAGAATGTTATGCAACTACCCACCCAACCCCCCACTTCTAAGGGTGTATTTGGATTTCAATTGGAACACCCAAACCAACTTTTAGTTTTCATTGAACATTGTACAAACATGTTtcacttctttttttcaaatagaGTTAAAAGCAAAATTTACCTTTCAACTTCAATTGACTAACTTAATTTCCTAACTAAAATCCAAACACAAAAGGGCATGTTTGTTTTCAGTTTAAACAGTCCAAACTCCAATTGAACTCCACTAAACATGAAACAAGCTTTTAATTCAATTGAGGTTTGGGGTCTTCTAATTGGAAAAAACAAAATCCCTAAGTGTATGCTTGTTTTAGGTAAAACACACATTCCAAAGCTCCATTCAAGTGAAACCTTCTCTCATGAAGGATTTATCTTCGAGGCAGCGGAATGATGTTTCAAACACACCATAAGGATATGTTTGCTTTTACATTCAGAATGCAAACAAGACACATACTTCACTGTGTGATTGTTTCAGCAAATTCTAACTTTCCAATTCTCCTAGAACCCAATCCTCCTCTCACATTGGATTGGCATTCAACATGACCGAAGCCAAATCAAACACAGTCTCACTTTGGGTGCTTCAAAAGTTGTGTAACCAATGAACCAAACACACTAAGCCAACCTAGTGGATACTGAAGCTAAAATAGCCAACGGTAAACTGAAGCACAGCAAAGTAATCAATTTTCCACAGCCAAACAACTAACTTAGGGaaacaaaattcattgaaaaaatTAGACAATAAAACGACaacctctcttcttcttccactaACCTCACAGGCCCTAGAACCACactattcatgtaatccatcaAACTAAGCTATACATACTCAATCATTAAATTAGTTTCAAACACGAGTTCTGTAAATTAAATTAGCATACAAAAAAGGTTCCAAAACGAAATAGcattccaaataaaaaaaaaggacattaaagtgtatttttattatatatttaattttaatttcacttttCACATTATTTTCCAATTTCAATTCAATATCCAAAGATATAGTttcaatttgaaataataaaaaatcacagTAGAAAAAAGAACTCACTTCTTCGCAACAGCTTTGCATCCCTGATATAGCTTCTGTTTGGAATCGGACAGTATATGAGCGTGACAGTATATCGTCATAGCCATGGCCTTAGTCTTGCAGCCGCTGAAACGACACCGCACGATATCGTCGCCGCCACCGACGCCAGTGACGACGCCGTTTGGATTGTTATTGTCACCCTCGTTGTTGTGATCCTCCTTGAAAGGGCTCTTCCCATAGGTCCAACTGTAGTTTCTGTACTTGGACCTCAGTTCCTCCATTAGGGCCCAATAGTGGGTCCGGTAGCACCGCGTCAGCTGCCTCACTCGCCGGAGCCGCCGCTGGAGAACCTCCTTCCGAGTCAGAAACCGCGACTTCGCCAGCGCCGCGTCCTCGTCAGCACCGTTGACAGTCACCGGACGCGGCGGAGATGAGGTGGAACCCAACTCGACCATGGATGCTGATTCAGTCGCCAACTCTCACAAGGGATACAAGTGACACCGGTTTCTCGCTGGAAATTGAAGAGTtcgttaagttttttttttgtatggtTTGATTTTGAATGTTGAGAGAAGAAACAAACAACTTTTAACTTAGAACTTAGTCCCTGCCAGAGCCAGCTATCAATGcattaaattgttttttgaaacaaatgtaaaattattcAGAACGTTTTTTAACTCCATTATAGATGCACTTGTTTTTTACAAAGACAGTAAGACATTCATTAATGTTCTTGGagataattttaactattttgcaatcaagataataatttaattaaaatatttgttataatatatatatatatatatatatatatattgttatttaattatattttgaaatgaaacttataacttcttttatatttcttttaaatttgtaattaatgtaattataatttattttgatagaTAATAAATTATGCAGCAGTTAAGTAAGTTACactttgattatttattatatccgatattatattttataagattaattcAATTCTATATTtggtattaattttctaaatttagttaatttttaatacattgtAGATAGTGAACGGATGTGAACAATAAATGTCACGTGTTATcccatcatttttttaattttttaaattttttcttaattttaaaaatgtccATGTTAAGTCTGAGGtgacattattttaattttacaccaattataattatgaacaaaaaatatttaataaaaatatcagtatatcatttatataaaaagtaaatttggttttagttaagaaaaaaataaaattgctcaatttttaaaaatatttgggactaaattaaacaaaaattaacgaATATAACTAGTACTATCACATGACATTGCATGACACatgaattctttttttaaattaagaaaaaattaaaaaaaaaataacaacaaaaaaccACGTTAGTACTGTATGTAGCATTCATTGTtcacattaattatttaaatattgttagcaaaaataattaaattgaacaaaattaaagaaaattagaaccaaattgaaaaaaaaaattgaattaaattaaaaaataaactcaacaaaaatagagataaaatatgtatttaagctttttttaactttcttttcaaactattttcattacccaattataataaaaataatttcaattatattttaatcccttaaattaaatttctttttattttaggttctttaaatttaaatttacttttatttctgaATTTCGAAAATTACTTTACTTTGtacttttcataaatataatatgtagCTAATTTTAACAATCAGATTAactattaatttatatgttaaaatgttttttaaggTACGATTtgaattatctaataaaatgaattatgtTTTTTGCAATAATcacacaatttaaattattatcacTTCTATTTTATAACCCTTAAATTCAttgaagaatgaaaataaaagtatattaaaataaatagaaagattATAAAGATATCTTTTAGTCATTTTTTagatagatatttttattttaaacattcataatttataacatatttttcaaattggTAAACAAATATCATTTATTCTCAATTAAGAtctagaaatttatttattttaaaaaaaatctttaataagATCTCTACTATTTGAAGTTCTATAAAAAGGTAAACTCAATTAGAAAACCTTTGTCAAGATTATCTTTTATGAAGCAAATGTTTATTGTTAAATTGTTATTGAAACACAACTTGAGCAAggttattttttgaaatgaaatatatatatatatatattatggttatttaattctgttttgaaatgaaagttataattttttttatatatcttttaaatttctaattaaggtaattttgatttattttgatagATAATATACCTATTAATTATACCGCAGTTAATTAAGTTACtcatctttaattatttattataccggatattatatattttttacccttttctttcaaattaaatagtttatattttcatgTTGAGTTTCTTCGATTCAGACTTAatatcttctttttattttgtttaatttaatcattcttactgttcctgcagagaacaaataagataggttaggTACAAGCGTCATCTTACCACGTAGTctgctatctccttagttggcctcttcccagtcgatacatgtcggcttgaacccagggggttacctgcagaagagtcttcgaagctcaagtaagtcaaagctctcagagagtcaaatcagtgattaatgaatgcgtacctttaaatgatggggtccacgtgtatttatagagcattaatgacgtttgaccatttcataggctgggccttgacttgggctctagtttgggccatgagtgggcctgggccctaacccaggcccttgagacctattgaaCGTGGGGGCTTCAATTTTCGCTAAgttattggagtagtcggcctgGGCCCCAACCTTACCAGATATGCTCGAGTggtcggtctagaccgactacttgcctaaatggcttatgttggtgatatgaggtgcaggttgtcctcttagatatttagtttaggttaaaaccggtacaagttaggctaactcggcctagccTGGGTACTTGGCGGTCTCGATGTGCACATTATTTACTTGGTCGAGTtcggctaggtacggtacaccagccctccagccttgtccgatatgggttgtcggtcaaggatgatatgtgttgataagctagcggaaccggctaggtgtgatacaccagtcccccagcctttaagtgtggtgaacagtgttaaggcttagaatttgtaaccgtcagaaggtaggtgaaagggtgtcagttggtcaaatcgaaaaagttttggcgccgtcgttttgaagtgtcatatcttttgcaatgatggtgtcgattggtctgtggtatggttttggcgggaagaggttcgtcgtttgggattgtgggctataaatatgtgtttgcaaacagatgaggggttacttgtttcatttgtgaaTTCTGAATTTAGAGATCTTGTGCGCGTAAAACTGTCCGACATAGTCCTCAATTTCGACCGATATCTCTtcgtaaaaaacaaaatcaggtATGTCCAGTAGTGGTAGTGTGTcttcgtctagtagtagtgaaagtactgagtcagatagaagtaaggatAGGCGACTTGACGGAGAGGGTACGAGTTCTGGAGTTGTTACGAGCGGGATGCCgatggaggttgtgagggaggttcgagaggatcctcctgaagagttggaggagagcaaCTGGCCGGCGAAAGGCGGCTATGGGTGGGTTGCTGCTGATGTCCGTGATCAGTCGTCTCTAttcaggtggtctcgtctgttgaactcttggctgaaCTGCAAGCCCGTCATTTCCAAGGGTGCCAGTGGAGACATTGTTTCGCTGGAGAGGGTGAGTGccgtcgaccgggtatgccacgggcaggagggggctaccgaaaaattcttctatatgtatatgtgccatttctcTCAACTTCACGTGCGACTGCCCTTAGAAGATTTCACTATGGGTGtgctgcgggcgttgaatgtgcaagtccttatatttggagcctactccctatgctttcttatatttttatgacaccagaCCCCGGAGACCGGCTACTTGGCTCTCTTTAATCAGTCACCCcagcatcagcagactggatgctttctcccagtctttcaagcatttcaaggacgggTACTTCAAAGTCGTCGTCAAGGAAGGAGGTAGatctcattttttgaatgtggatgggagtaccaagtttccctttagctggaccaacaatccttctcgatataaagacatgggagtggaggagttgtcggctagtgatagggaggtggtggggatgttgttgaagtttgtggataagttgcccactaaggttctagttagggtttataattcggtgcatccgataatagatattgaaggtatctgtttattacttaagctgtgttaataatgctaagttgttttgatccaagtcgtgatatgttattgcagggcatatggcgcaatctggcaagaagaatctggcgctctttcaatcattgaggaaggaaatggccgccaaggccaaggcggctgggaaagctgatgttcccaacctgcaGGAATCGGTTGTGGAGGTGCACGTACATGGCAGGACGAAAAGGAAAGCTGAACTTCCACCTCGACCCGGAAAAggcaaagatgtgaagaagataagggcagCTCTTCTTGGAACGGCTAGCggggcggggtcggctagtggggagaAAGTGCCTGAAGCCGGgttgatcgagttgccggagatatccgttaggaaggatatctcgatcgaCCTCCCAGATACTGTTGTTAACTCTATCGATAATATGGAGgtggatcatattgtgagaacaatggtagaGTTTGGAAGCAAGACGCTAGTCCTGAGCCGGCATGTAGGGtctctttacagaagggaagtaaaGGACGTGGGGGAGTTAGAGGGTAAGGTGGATAAGttggaggaggagaaggcggctttagaaaaggagaaaaagggcTGGGAAGCGGAGAGGAAAAGGCTGGTAACATGGAAGGTGCGTTGCTTGGATTCTGAGGATAAATTAAACAAGCGTATCGGGGAGTTGGAGGAAGACTACGAGGACTTGAAGGATTAGTATGATGGGGCTATTGGGGAACTGGATGATCTGAAGAATAGcgtcatccaagagcatattaatggttttgagaaggggttgtggcaggcggccttcttccatcCAGATGTGGATGTCTCGGATTCAAGATTCGACGTAGATAAGGATGTAGTTGATGGAAAGTTGGTGAGGGAGGATGGAGGGGATGttgaggaggtggaggagaaggcgaCAGAGGGGGAGAAGGATGCGGAAACTGCCATTGAGGGTGATGATAATAAGGCAACGTAGGacctttatattttgtaatttgaaaCTGGAATTCTGTCTATAATAATCCGTACACTATTTTACTTTGcttttaatatgatgaatgctTTGTGTATGCTATGTTTTTTATTAGATGCCGATAACTTGTATGATAGTATTGCGTTAGCGGTATGGTATAATTATGAGTGGGTGTTTTGATGTATGTGATGCTTGGCGAATTCGATTTTTTATTGAGGGTGTTCGATTCTGACCAATTTATTTGTGGTAAAACGAAtaaaccaagattaaagggtgttcgacccaggccgcttacttggggtaatggtggggaacttaaacgagtgaaccaagattaaagggtgttcgacccaggccgcttacttggggtatgggtggggaacttaaacgaatgaaccaagattaaagggtgttcgacccaggccgcttgattggggtaagggtggggaacttaaacgaatgaaccaagattaaagggtgttcgactcaggccgcttacttggggtaagggtggggaacttaaacgaatgaaccaagattcaagggtgttcgactcaggccgcttacttggggtaagggtggggaacttaaacgaataaaccaagattaaagggtgttcgacccaggccgcttacttggggtaatggtggggaacttaaacgaatgaaccaagattaaagggtgttcgacccaggccacttacttggggtaagggtgggaaacttaaatgaatgaaccaagattaaagggtgttcgacccaggccgcttacttgggataagggtggggaacttaaacgaatgaaccaagatttaaagggtgttcgacccaggccgcttacttagggtaagggtggggaacttaaacgaatgaaccaagattaaagggtgtttgacccaggccgcttacttggggtaagggtggggaacttaaacgaatgaac is a window of Vigna unguiculata cultivar IT97K-499-35 chromosome 4, ASM411807v1, whole genome shotgun sequence DNA encoding:
- the LOC114182167 gene encoding INO80 complex subunit D-like, with the protein product MVELGSTSSPPRPVTVNGADEDAALAKSRFLTRKEVLQRRLRRVRQLTRCYRTHYWALMEELRSKYRNYSWTYGKSPFKEDHNNEGDNNNPNGVVTGVGGGDDIVRCRFSGCKTKAMAMTIYCHAHILSDSKQKLYQGCKAVAKNLPAGPSFCNKPVLKSVVPAACPTHLQFGERCLARALRRAGLGNAIPNNRKPTVKFHLVVSEFVHQIQKKRKLALKETALKVETE